From Serinicoccus profundi, the proteins below share one genomic window:
- a CDS encoding DUF3000 domain-containing protein yields the protein MVSRISDQRPRRRAAADSAAPDAGVFQRALDGIRGAQLRPEMVLEEVPAPTRLAPHAVALSGEVIPSRLEDEDDPIATGRFVVLHDPEGPEPWEGTWRAVTYAKAQMEPEVGHDPLAGQAGWSWLTDALDQAELGWTAAAGTVTCVTSESFGALSDREPSVELEIRASWTPVLSEGEEASEMAAHLGAWADLLCTLAGLPPLPEGVVALSGVRR from the coding sequence GTGGTGAGCCGGATCTCCGACCAGCGGCCGCGGCGTCGCGCCGCGGCTGACTCCGCTGCGCCGGACGCCGGGGTCTTCCAGCGGGCGCTCGACGGTATCAGGGGTGCCCAGCTGCGACCGGAGATGGTGCTCGAGGAGGTCCCCGCCCCCACGCGCCTGGCCCCGCACGCCGTCGCCCTCTCCGGCGAGGTCATCCCCTCCCGGTTGGAGGACGAGGACGACCCCATCGCGACGGGCCGGTTCGTCGTCCTGCACGACCCCGAGGGCCCGGAGCCCTGGGAGGGCACGTGGCGGGCCGTGACCTACGCCAAGGCCCAGATGGAGCCCGAGGTGGGCCACGACCCCCTGGCCGGACAGGCCGGCTGGTCCTGGCTCACGGATGCGCTCGACCAGGCCGAGCTCGGCTGGACCGCGGCCGCCGGCACCGTCACCTGCGTGACCTCGGAGAGCTTCGGGGCCCTCTCCGACCGCGAGCCCTCCGTCGAGCTGGAGATCCGCGCCTCGTGGACCCCGGTCCTCAGCGAGGGCGAGGAGGCCAGCGAGATGGCCGCCCACCTCGGGGCCTGGGCCGACCTGCTCTGCACGCTGGCGGGCCTGCCACCGCTGCCCGAGGGTGTGGTCGCTCTGTCCGGGGTCCGTCGCTGA
- a CDS encoding ribonuclease D: MSTEHTDEDPGADFERLEAPPEGVPAVVDTPSGLEEALAALAGGVGPVAVDAERASGYRYGQKAYLVQLRREGAGTWLIDPVPFEDLRALDEALASTSWVLHAATQDIPCLAELGLRPRALFDTELGARLAGLPRVGLSAVLEYYLGVTLAKEHSAVDWSTRPLPEPWLRYAALDVELLVELRDRMERDLREQGKLDWAEQEFAALCEFTGPAGSEEPEAWRRTTGVHRLRKRRSLAALRELWQTRDTIAQERDVPPGRVLPDGTLLDLAQRMPRQAAALGSERKESSRTRQRRAEQGLLRHQRAWLTAIRTAAELDEEELPEPSRRGDTPPPPRAWAERDPEAAERLTLVRAALAELSERLEIPVENLMTPDVVRRVLWTPPEERTAQAVDERVAELGARPWQRELVVPILVHALTTQPS; this comes from the coding sequence ATGAGCACCGAGCACACCGACGAGGATCCCGGGGCCGACTTCGAGCGGCTGGAGGCGCCGCCCGAGGGGGTTCCCGCCGTCGTCGACACCCCCTCCGGGCTGGAGGAGGCGCTCGCCGCCCTGGCCGGTGGCGTGGGGCCGGTCGCCGTGGATGCCGAGCGGGCCTCCGGCTACCGCTACGGCCAGAAGGCCTACCTCGTGCAGCTGCGGCGCGAGGGCGCGGGCACCTGGCTCATCGACCCCGTGCCCTTCGAGGACCTCCGTGCCCTCGACGAGGCCCTGGCGAGCACCTCGTGGGTGCTGCACGCGGCCACGCAGGACATCCCCTGCCTGGCCGAGCTCGGCCTGCGGCCCCGCGCGCTCTTCGACACCGAGCTCGGGGCCCGGCTCGCCGGTCTGCCCCGGGTCGGACTCTCCGCGGTGCTGGAGTACTACCTGGGCGTGACGCTGGCCAAGGAGCACTCGGCCGTGGACTGGTCGACCCGGCCGCTGCCCGAGCCGTGGCTGCGCTACGCCGCCCTCGACGTGGAGCTGCTCGTGGAGCTGCGCGACCGCATGGAGCGCGACCTGCGCGAGCAGGGCAAGCTCGACTGGGCCGAGCAGGAGTTCGCGGCGCTGTGCGAGTTCACCGGCCCGGCCGGGAGCGAGGAGCCCGAGGCGTGGCGCCGGACCACCGGCGTGCACCGGCTCCGCAAGCGTCGCTCGCTCGCAGCGCTGCGCGAGCTGTGGCAGACCCGCGACACGATCGCCCAGGAGCGGGACGTCCCGCCCGGCCGGGTGCTGCCCGACGGCACCCTGCTGGACCTCGCCCAGCGCATGCCCCGGCAGGCGGCCGCGCTGGGCTCGGAGCGCAAGGAGAGCTCCCGGACCCGTCAGCGACGGGCCGAGCAGGGTCTCCTGCGCCACCAGCGGGCCTGGCTCACCGCCATCCGGACGGCGGCGGAGCTGGACGAGGAGGAGCTGCCCGAGCCCTCCCGACGCGGCGACACCCCACCCCCGCCGCGGGCGTGGGCCGAGCGCGACCCCGAGGCGGCGGAGCGCCTGACCCTCGTGCGCGCGGCCCTGGCCGAGCTGTCCGAGCGGCTCGAGATCCCGGTGGAGAACCTCATGACCCCCGACGTCGTCCGCCGGGTGCTGTGGACGCCGCCGGAGGAGCGGACCGCTCAGGCGGTCGACGAGCGGGTCGCCGAGCTCGGTGCCCGCCCCTGGCAGCGCGAGCTGGTCGTGCCGATCCTCGTGCACGCCCTGACGACCCAACCCTCCTGA
- the hemE gene encoding uroporphyrinogen decarboxylase, whose translation MTSPASPTLDHAADLAASPLLRAARQQEVPHTPVWFMRQAGRSLPEYREVRKDVPMLQSCRTPELVTEITLQPVRRHGVDAAIFFSDIVVPLQAVGVDVDIVAGTGPVIAEPIRTRADLDRLPALTPEHVPDITESVRLLVAELGATPLIGFAGAPFTLASYLVEGGPSKNHERTKALMHGDPQLWSDLCARLAQISGAFLRVQAEAGASAVQLFDSWAGHLSRADYLRHVEPHSRRVLEGVADLGVPRIHFGVGTGELLPAMAEAGADVIGVDYRVSLTDAIERTGGRYAVQGNLDPALLFAQWEALEARVREIVEEGRQAPGHVFNLGHGVLPDTDPTVLTRVVELVHEISAR comes from the coding sequence GTGACCTCCCCCGCCTCCCCGACGCTCGACCACGCCGCCGACCTCGCCGCGAGCCCCCTCCTGCGCGCCGCGCGCCAGCAGGAGGTGCCGCATACCCCGGTGTGGTTCATGCGGCAGGCCGGTCGCTCGCTGCCGGAGTACCGCGAGGTGCGCAAGGACGTGCCGATGCTCCAGTCGTGCCGGACCCCTGAGCTCGTCACCGAGATCACCCTGCAGCCGGTCCGCCGCCACGGCGTGGACGCCGCGATCTTCTTCAGCGACATCGTCGTGCCGCTCCAGGCGGTCGGCGTCGACGTGGACATCGTGGCGGGCACCGGGCCGGTCATCGCCGAGCCCATCCGTACCCGCGCCGACCTCGACCGCCTGCCCGCCCTCACCCCCGAGCACGTGCCCGACATCACCGAGTCCGTCCGGCTGCTCGTCGCCGAGCTCGGGGCCACCCCGCTCATCGGCTTCGCGGGCGCGCCGTTCACCCTCGCGTCATACCTCGTCGAGGGCGGGCCGAGCAAGAACCACGAGCGCACCAAGGCGCTCATGCACGGCGACCCGCAGCTGTGGAGCGACCTGTGCGCGCGTCTGGCGCAGATCTCCGGCGCCTTCCTGCGGGTCCAGGCCGAGGCCGGCGCCAGCGCGGTGCAGCTCTTCGACTCCTGGGCGGGGCACCTGTCGCGGGCGGACTACCTGCGCCACGTCGAGCCGCACAGCCGCCGGGTCCTCGAGGGTGTCGCCGACCTCGGGGTGCCGCGCATCCACTTCGGCGTCGGCACCGGGGAGCTGCTGCCCGCCATGGCGGAGGCCGGCGCCGACGTCATCGGCGTCGACTACCGCGTCAGCCTCACCGACGCGATCGAGCGCACCGGCGGACGGTATGCCGTGCAGGGCAACCTCGACCCCGCCCTCCTCTTCGCCCAGTGGGAGGCGTTGGAGGCCAGGGTGCGCGAGATCGTCGAGGAGGGGCGGCAGGCGCCGGGCCACGTCTTCAACCTCGGTCACGGGGTCCTTCCGGACACCGACCCCACCGTGCTCACCCGCGTCGTCGAGCTGGTGCACGAGATCTCGGCCCGCTGA
- a CDS encoding DUF4349 domain-containing protein yields MTRIIAVALAVLLLLAGCSSADTSTSGEDAGSEAAADYAQDDSAGGGEDAAPEEAGGSEAADAAAAIDEGSVSADGEAPLMVHRVELDVLVEDVPAAVTRARAVATGAGGYLSSEDVRPGTPEQAGYGSLVIRVPAAELDPVMTSLGELGQVQGSRSSADDVTTEYRDVEARIATLEAGADRLRDLIEEAPDVASIASLERELSTRESELDALKARMQVLSDDVARSTITLHLAEESDALADTGPQTGFVAGLQQGWDAFTSSVTVVLTLAGALLPFLLLAAALAVPALWWARRRRRRVSAPQRDTLEE; encoded by the coding sequence ATGACGCGGATCATCGCGGTGGCCCTGGCGGTTCTGCTCCTGCTGGCCGGGTGCTCGTCGGCCGACACCAGCACCAGCGGCGAGGATGCCGGGAGCGAGGCTGCTGCGGACTACGCCCAGGACGACTCCGCCGGTGGCGGCGAGGACGCGGCCCCCGAGGAGGCCGGAGGCAGCGAGGCGGCCGATGCGGCCGCGGCGATCGACGAGGGGTCGGTCTCGGCGGACGGCGAGGCGCCGCTCATGGTGCACCGGGTGGAGCTGGACGTGCTCGTGGAGGACGTCCCCGCCGCGGTGACCCGGGCCCGGGCGGTCGCCACCGGCGCCGGGGGCTACCTCTCCTCCGAGGACGTCCGACCCGGTACGCCGGAGCAGGCGGGCTACGGCTCCCTGGTCATCCGGGTCCCGGCCGCCGAGCTGGACCCGGTCATGACCAGCCTCGGCGAGCTCGGCCAGGTGCAGGGCAGCCGGAGCAGCGCCGATGACGTGACCACGGAGTACCGCGACGTCGAGGCGCGCATCGCCACCCTCGAGGCCGGCGCAGACCGTCTCCGGGACCTCATCGAGGAGGCGCCGGACGTCGCCTCGATCGCCAGCCTGGAGCGCGAGCTGTCCACCCGCGAGTCCGAGCTGGACGCGCTGAAGGCCCGGATGCAGGTGCTCTCCGACGACGTGGCCCGCTCGACCATCACGCTGCACCTCGCCGAGGAGTCCGACGCGCTGGCCGACACCGGCCCACAGACCGGCTTCGTCGCGGGGCTCCAGCAGGGCTGGGACGCCTTCACCTCCTCGGTGACGGTGGTGCTCACGCTCGCCGGCGCACTGCTGCCCTTCCTCCTCCTCGCGGCCGCGCTCGCCGTCCCCGCCCTGTGGTGGGCCCGTCGCCGCCGGCGCCGGGTGAGCGCGCCGCAGCGTGACACACTTGAGGAGTGA